From the genome of Azospira restricta, one region includes:
- a CDS encoding efflux RND transporter periplasmic adaptor subunit gives MIRRRRLVVLAGAAAIALAACGDKPAEKKSGPPPTLITVTQAKAQPLEIVESTLGTLEAVHDPKVAAEVAGRVLRIAAYPGEAVRKGQLLAEIDPADAAQQHRADRAESARLEALLAQQERLVARQNELLARNFISKNALDDASAQRDALQNQLEAARARAALSANNLQKTRVLAPFDGVVEEQIAAQGDYLKLGDPIFRLVSNAQLRAHLPFPETAAPRLKRGQKVRLSSPLAGGRTIEGEVEDIRPTLSDTSRALDVIVRIANPGDVLKGGGSLNAAVVLDVREAAVMVPEQSVVLRPAGRVVYAIEDGKARQRIVDTGGKAAGLVEIVSGLKAGETVALDGAGFLSDGAAVSVHERGAPPAGPAKGDAAGKP, from the coding sequence GTGATCCGGCGCCGGCGCCTCGTCGTCCTCGCCGGCGCCGCGGCAATCGCGCTCGCCGCCTGCGGCGACAAGCCGGCGGAGAAGAAGTCCGGGCCGCCGCCGACGCTGATCACCGTCACCCAGGCGAAAGCGCAGCCGCTGGAAATCGTCGAGAGCACGCTGGGCACGCTGGAAGCGGTGCACGACCCGAAGGTCGCGGCCGAGGTCGCCGGCCGCGTCCTGCGTATCGCGGCGTACCCCGGCGAGGCGGTGCGGAAAGGGCAGCTCCTCGCCGAGATCGACCCGGCCGATGCCGCCCAGCAGCACCGCGCCGACCGCGCCGAGAGCGCCCGCCTGGAAGCCTTGCTCGCGCAGCAGGAGCGCCTGGTCGCGCGGCAGAACGAGCTGCTCGCCAGGAACTTCATCTCGAAGAACGCGCTCGACGACGCCTCGGCGCAGCGCGACGCGCTGCAGAACCAGCTCGAGGCCGCCCGCGCCCGCGCCGCGCTGTCGGCGAACAACCTGCAGAAGACCCGCGTCCTCGCCCCCTTCGACGGCGTCGTCGAGGAGCAGATCGCCGCCCAGGGCGACTACCTGAAGCTCGGCGACCCGATCTTCCGGCTCGTTTCCAACGCCCAGCTGCGCGCCCACCTGCCCTTCCCGGAAACCGCCGCGCCGCGCCTCAAGCGCGGCCAGAAGGTGCGCCTCTCCAGCCCGCTGGCCGGCGGGCGGACGATCGAGGGTGAGGTCGAGGACATCCGCCCGACGCTCAGCGATACCAGCCGCGCGCTCGACGTCATCGTGCGCATCGCCAACCCCGGCGACGTGCTCAAGGGCGGCGGCTCGCTCAACGCTGCCGTCGTCCTCGACGTGCGCGAGGCGGCGGTGATGGTGCCCGAGCAGTCGGTCGTGCTGCGCCCGGCCGGCCGCGTCGTCTACGCGATCGAGGACGGCAAGGCGCGCCAGCGCATCGTCGACACCGGCGGCAAGGCGGCCGGCCTGGTCGAGATCGTCAGCGGCCTGAAGGCCGGCGAGACGGTCGCCCTCGACGGCGCCGGCTTCCTCAGCGACGGCGCCGCCGTCAGCGTCCACGAGCGCGGCGCGCCGCCCGCCGGCCCGGCCAAGGGCGACGCCGCCGGCAAGCCATGA
- the lysA gene encoding diaminopimelate decarboxylase: MTSFALKNGRLHAEGVALADIAERFGTPCYVYSRTALEAALDEFLDQLKGCDALVCYAVKANSNLGILNLFARRGAGFDIVSGGELQRALAAGADPQKIVFSGVGKTAAEMEQALAAGILCFNVESAPELERLNEVAGSVGKKAPISLRVNPNVDAKTHPYISTGLKENKFGVAYEDALALYRRAAALPHIEVAGIDSHIGSQLLDPAPFAEALDKILQLVDQLAADGIHLHHIDLGGGLGIRYSDEESAPSVKSYLGPLLAKLAGRKLKIVLEPGRRLVGNAGLLLTKVEYLKPGEVKNFAIVDAAMNDLARPALYDAWHDIVPVAPRAGEAKSWEIVGPVCESGDFLGHGRPLALAPGDLLAIMSAGAYGMAMSSNYNTRPRAAEVLVDGDTAHLVRAREAVESLYALERTLP; encoded by the coding sequence ATGACTTCCTTCGCCCTCAAGAACGGCCGCCTGCACGCCGAAGGCGTCGCCCTCGCCGACATCGCCGAGCGCTTCGGCACCCCCTGCTACGTCTATTCGCGCACGGCGCTGGAAGCCGCGCTCGACGAATTCCTCGACCAGCTGAAGGGCTGCGACGCGCTGGTCTGCTATGCCGTCAAGGCCAACTCCAACCTCGGCATCCTGAACCTCTTCGCCCGCCGCGGCGCCGGCTTCGACATCGTCTCCGGCGGCGAACTGCAGCGCGCGCTGGCCGCCGGCGCCGACCCGCAGAAGATCGTCTTCTCCGGCGTCGGCAAGACCGCCGCGGAGATGGAACAGGCGCTCGCCGCCGGCATCCTCTGCTTCAACGTCGAATCGGCGCCGGAACTGGAACGGCTGAACGAGGTTGCCGGCAGCGTCGGCAAGAAGGCGCCGATCAGCCTGCGCGTCAATCCGAACGTCGATGCGAAGACGCATCCGTACATTTCGACGGGCCTGAAGGAGAACAAGTTCGGCGTCGCCTACGAGGACGCGCTGGCGCTCTACCGCCGCGCCGCCGCGCTGCCCCACATCGAGGTCGCCGGCATCGACAGCCACATCGGTTCGCAGCTGCTCGACCCGGCCCCCTTCGCCGAAGCGCTGGACAAGATCCTGCAGCTGGTCGACCAGCTCGCCGCCGACGGCATCCATCTGCACCACATCGACCTCGGCGGCGGCCTCGGCATCCGCTACAGCGATGAAGAGTCCGCGCCGAGCGTGAAGAGCTACCTCGGCCCGCTGCTGGCCAAGCTCGCCGGCCGCAAGCTGAAGATCGTGCTCGAGCCCGGCCGCCGGCTGGTCGGCAACGCCGGCCTGCTGCTGACCAAGGTCGAGTACCTGAAACCGGGCGAAGTGAAGAACTTCGCGATCGTCGACGCGGCGATGAACGACCTCGCCCGGCCGGCGCTGTACGACGCCTGGCACGACATCGTGCCGGTGGCGCCGCGCGCCGGCGAGGCGAAGTCCTGGGAAATCGTCGGCCCGGTCTGCGAGTCCGGCGACTTCCTCGGCCACGGCCGCCCGCTCGCGCTGGCGCCGGGCGATCTGCTGGCGATCATGTCGGCCGGCGCCTACGGCATGGCGATGAGCTCGAACTACAACACCCGGCCGCGCGCCGCGGAAGTGCTGGTCGACGGCGATACGGCGCATCTCGTGCGAGCGCGCGAGGCGGTCGAGTCGCTCTACGCGCTGGAGCGCACGCTGCCGTGA
- the cyaY gene encoding iron donor protein CyaY: protein MNETEFAALSGAMLARIEQGLEAADADVDFELAAGGVLEIEFADGSKIIVNRHAVAQEIWVAAKSGGFHFRHDGAVWRDTRDGEELLAKLSRLVSAQAGEPVVLA from the coding sequence ATGAACGAGACCGAATTTGCCGCGCTGTCGGGCGCGATGCTCGCCCGCATCGAACAGGGGCTGGAAGCCGCGGATGCCGATGTGGACTTCGAACTGGCCGCCGGCGGCGTGCTCGAGATCGAATTCGCCGACGGCAGCAAGATCATCGTCAATCGCCATGCGGTGGCGCAGGAGATTTGGGTCGCCGCCAAGTCCGGCGGCTTCCATTTCCGCCACGACGGCGCCGTCTGGCGCGATACCCGCGACGGCGAGGAGCTGCTGGCGAAGCTGTCCCGGCTGGTGTCGGCGCAGGCCGGCGAGCCGGTCGTCCTCGCCTAG
- a CDS encoding penicillin-binding protein 1A, with amino-acid sequence MRWILYPLILICGLVAIGVAVVAIVLVLTYPNLPSLEALTDYRPKIPLRVYTADGHLIGEFGEERRNIVHIQDVPPVMKQAILAAEDERFYQHAGIDTLGMARAALMNLVSGGKKQGASTITQQVARNFFLSSEKTYTRKLYEVLLSFKIEHNLTKDQILELYINQIYLGQRAYGFAAAAQIYYGKPLKDLSAAEAAMLAGLPKAPSAFNPVVNPKRAKVRQQYVLRRMREMGALDDKQYEAALKQTLVVKRDTNEYPVHAEYVAEMARQIAAERYPDEVYSRGLRVYTTITKADQEAAYASLRRGVFDYDRRHGYRGAEAYVDMKEVTSDQDETLDELLADIVGSEDLSPAIVLEAQPKQVKAYRKGGDLITLSGDALRFAARMLDDKAPPNKRIRRGAVIRVQKDDKGNWQVVQMPEVEAAFVSIDPQTGDIRALVGGFDFNRNKFNHVTQAWRQPGSSFKPFIYSASLEKGFTATTVVQDEPIVFPASVTGSQAWEPKNYDGKYEGPMRLRTALAKSKNMVSIRVLQAIGTHYAQDYATRFGFEADKHPAYLTMALGAGSVTPWQMVSAYAVFANGGYRIQPYAVREIRDENGLVLAQAQPTPAGNEELRAIDPRNAFLMDSLLRDVTIYGTAARAAATLKRRDLAGKTGTTNEHVDAWFCGYQQTLAGCAWIGFDQPKDLGKGETGGAAALPIWINYMQKALKDVPEAFPPVPDGLVAREVAAAGKGPAKEYFYKENVPAEVPGEQPGDAATKAED; translated from the coding sequence TTGCGCTGGATTCTCTACCCGCTGATCCTGATCTGCGGCCTGGTCGCCATCGGCGTCGCCGTGGTCGCGATCGTGCTCGTCCTGACCTACCCCAACCTGCCGTCGCTGGAAGCGCTGACCGACTACCGGCCGAAGATCCCGCTGCGCGTCTATACCGCCGACGGCCACCTGATCGGCGAGTTCGGCGAGGAGCGCCGCAACATCGTGCACATCCAGGACGTGCCGCCGGTCATGAAGCAGGCCATCCTCGCCGCCGAGGACGAACGCTTCTACCAGCACGCCGGCATCGACACGCTGGGCATGGCGCGCGCGGCGCTGATGAACCTCGTTTCCGGTGGCAAGAAGCAGGGCGCCAGCACGATCACCCAGCAGGTCGCGCGCAACTTCTTCCTGTCCAGCGAGAAGACCTATACCCGCAAGCTGTACGAAGTCCTGCTGTCCTTCAAGATAGAACACAACCTCACGAAGGATCAGATTCTCGAGCTCTACATCAACCAGATCTATCTCGGCCAGCGCGCCTACGGCTTCGCCGCCGCCGCCCAGATCTACTACGGCAAGCCGCTCAAGGACCTGAGCGCGGCCGAGGCGGCGATGCTCGCCGGACTGCCGAAGGCGCCGTCGGCCTTCAACCCGGTGGTCAATCCGAAGCGCGCCAAGGTCCGCCAGCAGTACGTGCTGCGCCGGATGCGCGAGATGGGCGCGCTCGACGACAAGCAGTACGAGGCGGCGCTGAAGCAGACGCTGGTGGTCAAGCGCGACACCAACGAATACCCGGTGCACGCCGAGTACGTCGCCGAGATGGCGCGCCAGATCGCCGCCGAGCGCTACCCGGACGAGGTCTATTCGCGCGGGCTGCGCGTCTACACGACGATCACCAAGGCCGACCAGGAGGCCGCCTACGCCAGCCTGCGCCGCGGCGTCTTCGACTACGACCGCCGCCACGGCTACCGCGGCGCGGAAGCCTACGTCGACATGAAGGAAGTGACGTCCGACCAGGACGAGACGCTCGACGAACTGCTCGCCGACATCGTCGGCAGCGAGGACCTGTCGCCGGCCATCGTGCTTGAGGCGCAACCGAAGCAGGTCAAGGCCTACCGCAAGGGCGGCGACCTGATCACGCTGTCCGGCGACGCCCTCCGGTTCGCCGCACGCATGCTCGACGACAAGGCGCCGCCGAACAAGCGCATCCGCCGCGGTGCGGTGATCCGCGTGCAGAAGGACGACAAGGGCAACTGGCAGGTCGTGCAGATGCCGGAAGTGGAGGCCGCCTTCGTCTCGATCGACCCGCAGACCGGCGACATCCGCGCGCTGGTCGGCGGCTTCGACTTCAACCGCAACAAGTTCAACCACGTCACGCAGGCCTGGCGGCAGCCGGGCTCGAGCTTCAAGCCGTTCATCTACTCGGCCTCGCTGGAAAAGGGCTTCACGGCGACGACCGTGGTCCAGGACGAGCCGATCGTCTTCCCGGCGTCGGTCACCGGTTCGCAGGCCTGGGAGCCGAAGAACTACGACGGCAAGTACGAAGGCCCGATGCGCCTGCGCACGGCGCTGGCGAAATCGAAGAACATGGTCTCGATCCGCGTGCTGCAGGCGATCGGCACGCACTATGCGCAGGACTACGCGACGCGCTTCGGCTTCGAGGCCGACAAGCACCCCGCCTACCTGACGATGGCGCTCGGCGCCGGCTCGGTGACGCCGTGGCAGATGGTCTCCGCCTACGCCGTCTTCGCCAACGGCGGCTACCGCATCCAGCCCTACGCCGTACGCGAGATCCGCGACGAGAACGGCCTCGTGCTGGCGCAGGCGCAGCCAACGCCGGCCGGCAACGAGGAACTGCGCGCGATCGATCCGCGCAACGCCTTCCTGATGGACAGCCTGCTGCGCGACGTGACGATCTACGGCACCGCCGCCCGCGCCGCGGCGACCCTCAAGCGCCGCGACCTCGCCGGCAAGACCGGCACCACCAACGAGCACGTCGATGCCTGGTTCTGCGGCTACCAGCAGACGCTGGCCGGCTGCGCGTGGATCGGCTTCGACCAGCCGAAGGACCTGGGCAAGGGCGAGACCGGCGGCGCCGCGGCGCTGCCGATCTGGATCAACTACATGCAGAAGGCGCTCAAGGACGTTCCCGAGGCGTTCCCGCCGGTGCCCGACGGGCTGGTTGCGCGCGAGGTCGCGGCCGCCGGCAAGGGACCGGCGAAGGAATACTTCTACAAGGAGAACGTCCCGGCGGAGGTGCCCGGCGAACAGCCGGGCGACGCCGCGACGAAGGCCGAGGACTAG
- a CDS encoding pilus assembly protein PilM translates to MQIDLSIFSTKARPLIGLDISSSAVKLVELSGGGKEGFRVERYTIEVLAKDVVADGNIVNLEACAEAVKKAWKRLATSTRNVALALPASAVITKKIIVPAGQREEDLEMQVESEANQYIPFALDEVNLDFQVVGPAPSSPDEIEVLIAASRKERVEDRVAVAEAAGLKPVVMDVESYAALAAFELIERQLPDGGQNQIIALVDVGANSMNLTVLKNAQQVYTREQAFGGNQLTQDIARHYGMSFEEAEAAKRANNLPDSYEAELLRPFVENLALEVSRALQFFFTSTQFNQIHHVVLAGGCAVLPGADEAVASRTQINTVVANPFANMVLSDRVKARNLLADASSLLVSCGLALRRFDE, encoded by the coding sequence TTGCAGATTGATCTCTCGATCTTCAGTACGAAGGCGCGACCGCTGATTGGCCTGGACATCAGTTCCTCGGCCGTGAAGCTGGTCGAGCTGTCGGGCGGCGGCAAGGAGGGCTTTCGCGTCGAGCGGTACACGATCGAAGTCCTCGCCAAGGACGTGGTCGCCGACGGCAACATCGTCAACCTCGAGGCCTGCGCCGAGGCCGTCAAGAAGGCCTGGAAGCGGCTGGCGACGTCGACCCGGAACGTGGCGCTGGCGCTGCCGGCGTCGGCGGTGATCACCAAGAAGATCATCGTTCCGGCCGGGCAGCGGGAGGAAGACCTCGAAATGCAGGTCGAATCCGAGGCCAACCAGTACATCCCCTTTGCGCTGGACGAGGTCAACCTCGATTTCCAGGTGGTCGGTCCGGCGCCGTCCTCGCCCGACGAGATCGAGGTCCTGATCGCGGCATCGCGCAAGGAGCGCGTCGAGGACCGCGTTGCCGTCGCCGAGGCGGCGGGGTTGAAGCCGGTGGTGATGGACGTCGAGTCCTACGCCGCGCTGGCAGCCTTCGAGCTGATCGAGAGGCAGTTGCCGGATGGCGGGCAGAACCAGATCATCGCGCTCGTCGATGTCGGAGCGAATTCGATGAACCTGACCGTGCTGAAGAACGCCCAGCAGGTCTATACCCGGGAACAGGCCTTCGGCGGCAACCAGCTGACGCAGGACATCGCCCGCCACTACGGCATGAGCTTCGAGGAGGCGGAGGCCGCGAAGCGGGCCAACAACCTGCCGGACTCCTACGAGGCGGAGTTGCTCCGGCCCTTCGTCGAGAACCTGGCGCTTGAAGTCTCGCGCGCCCTGCAGTTCTTCTTCACTTCGACCCAGTTCAACCAGATCCACCACGTCGTCCTCGCCGGCGGCTGCGCGGTCCTGCCCGGCGCCGACGAGGCCGTCGCCTCGCGCACGCAGATCAACACCGTCGTCGCCAATCCGTTCGCCAACATGGTCCTCTCGGACCGCGTCAAGGCGAGGAACCTCCTGGCCGACGCGTCCTCGCTGCTGGTCTCCTGTGGCCTTGCCTTGCGGAGGTTCGACGAATGA
- a CDS encoding PilN domain-containing protein: protein MIRINLLPHREEKRKARRQQFFVLTGLVAVLAGLIVFLGYSIIAGYISTQDERNEFLKKEIAVLDKQIAEIKRLREQTQSLLSRKQIIESLQADRAEAVYLLNEMVKQMPEGVYLKMLKQDGRRIQMVGYTQSNARVSTLMRNLEASPWLEAPQLQEIKAVTLDKRRVSEFSLTAMLTRPPVAGEQGGGAKQ from the coding sequence ATGATACGCATCAACCTCCTGCCGCACCGCGAGGAAAAGCGGAAAGCGAGAAGGCAGCAGTTCTTCGTCCTGACCGGCCTGGTCGCGGTGCTCGCCGGTCTGATCGTCTTCCTCGGCTACAGCATCATCGCCGGATACATCTCGACGCAGGACGAGCGCAACGAATTCCTGAAGAAGGAGATCGCCGTCCTCGACAAGCAGATCGCCGAGATCAAGCGCCTGCGGGAGCAGACGCAGTCGCTGCTGTCGCGCAAGCAGATCATCGAATCCCTGCAGGCGGACCGCGCCGAGGCCGTTTATCTGCTCAACGAGATGGTCAAGCAGATGCCGGAAGGTGTTTATCTCAAGATGCTCAAGCAGGATGGGCGGCGTATCCAGATGGTCGGGTATACGCAATCGAATGCGCGTGTGTCGACGCTGATGCGCAACCTGGAGGCCTCGCCCTGGCTTGAGGCTCCCCAGCTGCAGGAAATCAAGGCGGTCACGCTCGACAAGCGCCGGGTGAGCGAGTTCAGCCTGACAGCCATGCTTACCCGTCCGCCGGTCGCGGGAGAGCAGGGGGGAGGGGCGAAGCAATGA
- a CDS encoding type 4a pilus biogenesis protein PilO, whose amino-acid sequence MKKPTLPKINFQEIANDFRRLNPNDVGTWPVIPRVTVLVGLFVALVAAGWWFVWQDQWATLETKQAEEVKLKEDFLAKKRQAVNLDLYVQQLNEIDRSFGALLKQLPNKAEVEALLVEINQAGMGRGLQFELFKPGQEQVRDFYAELPISVKLIGGYHDFGAFAGDIGRLSRIVTLNNINIVAQKDGVLMMDAVTKTFRYLDEEELARQRKAAQDAKRGR is encoded by the coding sequence ATGAAGAAACCGACGCTGCCCAAGATCAATTTCCAGGAAATCGCCAACGATTTCCGGCGCCTCAACCCGAACGATGTCGGTACGTGGCCCGTCATCCCGCGGGTTACGGTACTGGTGGGTTTGTTCGTCGCGCTGGTCGCCGCCGGATGGTGGTTCGTCTGGCAAGACCAGTGGGCCACGCTGGAAACCAAGCAGGCCGAGGAGGTCAAGCTCAAGGAGGATTTCCTGGCCAAGAAACGGCAGGCGGTGAATCTGGACCTGTATGTGCAGCAACTCAACGAAATCGACCGGTCGTTTGGTGCGTTGCTGAAGCAACTTCCGAACAAGGCCGAGGTCGAGGCCCTGCTGGTCGAAATCAACCAGGCGGGGATGGGGCGCGGGCTGCAGTTCGAATTGTTCAAGCCAGGCCAGGAGCAAGTCCGTGATTTTTATGCAGAGTTGCCGATCTCGGTCAAGCTGATCGGGGGCTATCACGATTTCGGTGCGTTTGCCGGTGATATCGGGCGCCTGTCGCGGATCGTGACGCTCAACAACATCAACATCGTGGCGCAGAAAGACGGCGTGTTGATGATGGATGCGGTGACGAAGACCTTCCGCTATCTCGACGAAGAGGAACTCGCGCGCCAGAGGAAGGCTGCGCAGGATGCCAAGAGGGGTAGGTGA
- a CDS encoding pilus assembly protein PilP, whose product MTRANAGILLAAVLLASCSGADQDELRQWMKEETKDFRGKIPPLPQVKPYSPVPYDAGGLVDPFRPSKLLADQKQAGGGGLQPDLNRPREPLESYPLESIKYVGSLTKNRQTHGIVQVEGSLHQVRAGNYMGQNFGVVTKISETEIDLRELVQDPGGDWVERTSTLHLQAKEGR is encoded by the coding sequence ATGACGCGCGCTAACGCCGGGATTCTGCTGGCTGCCGTTCTTCTGGCTTCCTGTTCCGGTGCGGACCAGGACGAGCTGCGGCAGTGGATGAAAGAAGAAACCAAGGATTTTCGAGGGAAGATTCCGCCGTTGCCTCAGGTCAAGCCGTACTCGCCGGTTCCCTATGACGCCGGGGGGCTGGTCGATCCGTTCCGGCCGTCGAAACTCCTGGCAGACCAGAAGCAGGCGGGTGGCGGCGGCCTGCAGCCTGATCTCAATCGGCCCAGGGAACCGCTCGAGTCCTATCCGCTGGAGTCGATCAAGTATGTCGGGTCGCTTACGAAAAACCGTCAGACCCACGGCATCGTGCAGGTGGAAGGATCCCTTCACCAAGTGAGGGCCGGCAACTACATGGGGCAAAACTTCGGGGTCGTCACCAAGATCTCGGAGACGGAGATAGATCTGCGCGAACTTGTTCAGGACCCCGGCGGCGACTGGGTTGAGCGGACGAGCACGCTGCACTTGCAGGCCAAGGAGGGAAGATGA
- the pilQ gene encoding type IV pilus secretin PilQ → MMKQMLNRLLCLVSVVLFAGTALAQGGSASGNEIQSINVGQQAGAVVVKLGFKDPLAGVPASFSVANPARVAIDLPATNNGLGRNSQSFNEGGLRSVNFVQTPEKMRVVLNLNQPLVHDLRVEERSLLITLSPSAASAASAAGGGAQQVTQFAPARSVSGHAIRDVGFRRGKDGEARVTVDLSDTSTGIDIRQEGSVLLVEFAKTSLPEHLRKRMDVTDFATPVTSFTASQQGENTRLTITPKGLWEHNAYQTDTQFVIEVKPIIENPNKLVQGSRGGYQGEKLSLNFQNVDVRRLLQVIGEFTGMNIVVSDTVAGNLTLILKDVPWDQALDIILQQRGLDMRKNGNVILIAPREEIATKEKLEFESRQQIGDLEPLRSESFQLNYHKAKAVFDFLKNKDQTLLSKRGSVIVDERTNKLFVSDTPGRLDDLRRLISEIDIPVRQVLIEARIVEASDSFSKDLGVRLGWNMGGSNESAYRIGNDGVVRGNVMTGASLANTGFQTGQISTQPNFLTDSLNVNLPANPRSGRAGALSFVLFNSARSQFLNLEVSALEADGRGKVISSPRVVTADQVEALIEQGVEIPYQQATSSGATSVSFRKANLALKVKPQITPDGKITMTLDVNKDTPNTRLTTGAGVAIDTKHVKTEVLVENGGTVVIGGIYQQELRESNSRIPVLGEIPYLGWLFRNSQKTDDKTELLVFITPRIITDAMTIR, encoded by the coding sequence ATGATGAAGCAAATGCTTAACCGGTTGCTCTGCCTGGTGAGCGTCGTATTGTTCGCTGGCACGGCCTTGGCCCAGGGGGGTTCCGCTAGCGGCAACGAAATCCAGTCGATCAATGTCGGCCAGCAGGCGGGGGCGGTGGTCGTCAAGCTGGGGTTCAAGGATCCGCTGGCGGGCGTGCCGGCGAGCTTCAGCGTGGCGAATCCGGCGCGCGTGGCCATCGATCTTCCGGCGACGAACAATGGCCTCGGGCGTAACAGCCAGTCCTTCAACGAAGGAGGGTTGCGCAGCGTGAATTTCGTGCAGACCCCGGAGAAAATGCGGGTCGTGCTCAATCTCAACCAGCCGCTGGTCCACGACCTGCGTGTCGAGGAACGGTCGCTGCTGATTACGCTGTCCCCGTCGGCGGCGTCGGCGGCGTCGGCGGCGGGCGGGGGCGCGCAGCAGGTGACGCAGTTTGCTCCGGCGCGCAGCGTTTCCGGACACGCCATCCGCGACGTCGGATTCCGTCGCGGCAAGGACGGCGAAGCGCGGGTGACCGTCGATTTGAGCGACACCAGCACCGGCATCGACATTCGTCAGGAGGGGTCGGTGCTGCTTGTCGAGTTCGCGAAGACCTCGCTCCCGGAGCATCTGCGCAAGCGCATGGACGTTACCGACTTTGCGACGCCGGTGACTTCCTTCACCGCCAGCCAGCAAGGCGAAAATACCCGTCTGACGATCACGCCGAAGGGGCTATGGGAGCACAACGCCTACCAGACCGACACGCAGTTCGTGATCGAGGTGAAGCCGATTATCGAAAACCCGAACAAGCTGGTCCAGGGGTCGCGCGGAGGCTACCAGGGCGAGAAGCTGTCGCTGAACTTCCAGAACGTCGACGTGCGGCGACTGTTGCAGGTGATCGGTGAGTTCACCGGCATGAATATCGTCGTCAGCGACACTGTCGCTGGCAATTTGACCTTGATCCTCAAGGACGTGCCGTGGGACCAGGCGCTGGATATCATCCTCCAGCAGCGCGGGCTCGATATGCGCAAGAACGGAAACGTCATCCTCATCGCACCGCGCGAAGAGATCGCGACCAAGGAAAAGCTGGAATTCGAGTCGCGGCAGCAGATCGGCGACCTCGAGCCGCTGCGTTCGGAGAGTTTCCAGCTCAACTACCACAAGGCGAAAGCCGTCTTCGATTTCCTCAAGAACAAGGATCAGACGCTGCTTTCCAAGCGAGGGTCGGTGATCGTCGATGAGCGGACAAACAAGTTGTTTGTCAGCGATACGCCGGGACGATTGGACGATCTGCGCCGGCTGATTTCAGAAATCGATATCCCGGTACGGCAAGTCTTGATCGAGGCGAGAATTGTTGAAGCTTCGGATAGCTTCAGCAAGGATCTGGGGGTTCGTCTGGGCTGGAACATGGGTGGCTCGAACGAGTCTGCCTACCGGATCGGCAATGACGGAGTCGTCAGAGGAAACGTAATGACCGGGGCGTCTTTGGCCAATACGGGATTTCAGACAGGACAGATTTCAACGCAGCCGAATTTTTTGACTGACAGTCTGAACGTGAATTTGCCAGCGAACCCACGCTCAGGTCGGGCAGGGGCGCTGTCGTTCGTGCTATTCAACTCGGCAAGATCCCAGTTCCTGAATCTGGAGGTCAGTGCGCTGGAAGCCGACGGTAGGGGAAAGGTGATTTCGAGTCCGCGTGTGGTGACTGCGGACCAGGTCGAAGCGCTGATCGAGCAGGGTGTCGAGATTCCCTACCAGCAGGCGACGTCGTCGGGTGCCACGAGTGTTTCTTTCCGCAAGGCGAATCTGGCGCTCAAGGTCAAGCCGCAGATTACGCCGGACGGCAAGATCACGATGACGCTTGACGTCAATAAGGACACGCCCAACACTCGTTTGACGACCGGTGCCGGTGTGGCGATCGATACCAAGCACGTCAAGACCGAAGTCCTGGTCGAAAACGGCGGCACCGTGGTTATCGGCGGTATCTACCAGCAAGAGCTGCGCGAATCAAACAGCCGCATTCCGGTGCTCGGCGAAATTCCTTATCTCGGTTGGTTGTTCCGCAACTCCCAGAAGACGGACGACAAGACCGAACTGCTGGTGTTTATTACACCAAGAATTATCACTGACGCGATGACGATTCGTTGA
- a CDS encoding shikimate kinase, translating into MGAGKTTIGKVLARRLGWRFVDSDHEIEARTGVRIPTIFEIEGEEGFRRRETQVLRELTGLRNVVMATGGGAVIAEENRRLLRDHGLVVYLDVSPAQLYERTRHDRNRPLLQVADPLRRLQELLAAREPFYREVADIVVDGNRCNAQAVVQLLTREHENLCNP; encoded by the coding sequence ATGGGGGCCGGCAAGACGACGATCGGCAAGGTGCTGGCCAGGCGTCTGGGCTGGCGCTTCGTCGACTCCGACCACGAGATCGAGGCGCGTACCGGGGTGCGGATTCCGACCATCTTCGAGATCGAGGGGGAGGAGGGGTTCCGTCGCCGTGAAACGCAGGTGCTCCGCGAACTGACCGGCCTGCGCAACGTCGTCATGGCCACCGGCGGCGGGGCGGTGATCGCCGAGGAGAACCGCCGCCTGTTGCGCGACCATGGCCTCGTCGTCTATCTCGACGTGTCGCCGGCGCAGCTCTACGAACGCACCCGGCACGATCGGAACCGGCCGCTGTTACAGGTGGCGGACCCGCTGCGGCGGCTGCAGGAGCTGCTCGCGGCGCGGGAGCCTTTCTACCGGGAGGTCGCCGACATCGTCGTCGACGGCAATCGCTGCAACGCGCAGGCCGTCGTCCAGCTACTCACCCGCGAGCACGAAAACCTATGCAATCCTTGA